A single region of the Deinococcus malanensis genome encodes:
- a CDS encoding ABC transporter ATP-binding protein, whose translation MCGPRAVTVRAPPAADPAVAMRPADLLATLKLVWQASSRHSLMYAATSLGGSALPAAHLYVGKLLLDEVAHATQGQATYPALLSLLAIQVGLTVLGSLLSTVQTAAQQLLGDSLQHSVSRRLLDKASGMSVESFENAETYDKLQQAYREVGSRPLGVATQLVGLAGAAVTLVSVGVLMARLGFWVLPLVLLASLPNVYVSNRFGIENYRMLRRQTHDARVQNYLGSLLTSDTLVKEVRLFGFEGHLLGRWREYYLGFRRQLDAMVRQRALWGFAASLTSALLIGLASALILRRAVDGQLSVGDFSVFILGIAQVQGTVSGFLNGLSGIYQNLLYMRNLFAFLELPDRDLDAGEEWHGSIDTIEFQNVGFRYPLTDRDVLRGVSFTVRRGQALALVGENGAGKTTIVKLLTRLFEPTSGRILFNGMDAGRFSPRSVQKEMSIIFQDYGQYQMSARENVAIAEVSRMEDAPGVDRAVEQAGAAYVATLPQGLETPLGRLFQGGRQLSGGQWQRLALARLYFRDASVLVFDEPTAALDARAEFETIEALRAQAQERLTVLISHRFSTVRLADQIIVLEGGVVTESGSHAELLQRSGKYAALYQLQASGYAGGQNPLLGQKDA comes from the coding sequence GTGTGCGGACCCCGCGCCGTGACTGTCCGCGCGCCTCCTGCGGCTGATCCCGCCGTGGCCATGCGCCCGGCCGATCTTCTGGCCACCCTGAAACTGGTCTGGCAGGCCAGCTCGCGTCACAGCTTGATGTACGCGGCGACCAGCCTGGGCGGCAGCGCCCTGCCGGCCGCCCACCTGTATGTGGGAAAGCTGCTGCTCGACGAGGTGGCGCACGCGACCCAGGGTCAGGCCACGTATCCAGCGCTGCTGTCCTTGCTGGCTATCCAGGTGGGCCTGACCGTTCTGGGCAGCCTGCTGTCCACCGTGCAGACGGCCGCGCAGCAACTGCTTGGAGACAGCCTCCAGCACAGCGTCAGCCGGCGGCTGCTGGACAAGGCGTCCGGGATGAGCGTCGAGTCGTTCGAGAACGCGGAGACCTATGACAAGCTCCAGCAGGCGTACCGCGAGGTGGGATCACGGCCGCTGGGAGTGGCAACGCAACTTGTCGGGCTGGCAGGGGCCGCGGTGACGCTGGTGTCGGTGGGGGTTCTGATGGCCCGCCTGGGCTTCTGGGTGCTGCCGCTGGTCCTGCTGGCGAGTCTGCCGAACGTGTATGTCAGCAACCGCTTCGGCATCGAAAACTACCGCATGCTGCGCCGCCAGACCCACGACGCCCGGGTCCAGAACTACCTAGGTAGCCTGCTGACCTCCGACACCCTGGTCAAGGAGGTCCGTCTGTTCGGTTTCGAAGGCCACCTGCTCGGCCGCTGGCGGGAATACTACCTGGGTTTTCGCAGACAACTCGACGCCATGGTGAGGCAGCGGGCCCTCTGGGGCTTCGCCGCCTCGCTGACATCGGCCCTGCTGATCGGGCTGGCCAGCGCCCTGATCCTGCGCCGCGCCGTGGACGGGCAACTGAGCGTCGGAGATTTCAGCGTGTTCATCCTGGGGATCGCGCAGGTACAGGGCACCGTCTCCGGCTTTCTCAACGGCCTGAGTGGGATCTACCAGAACCTGCTGTACATGCGTAACCTCTTTGCCTTCCTGGAACTTCCTGACCGCGACCTAGACGCTGGTGAGGAATGGCACGGCAGTATCGACACCATCGAATTCCAGAACGTGGGCTTCCGCTACCCGCTGACCGACCGTGACGTGCTGCGAGGCGTGAGTTTCACGGTCCGCCGCGGTCAGGCATTGGCCCTGGTAGGCGAGAACGGCGCGGGAAAGACCACCATCGTGAAACTGCTGACCCGGCTGTTCGAGCCGACCTCAGGGCGCATTCTCTTCAACGGCATGGACGCCGGGCGCTTCTCGCCGCGCAGCGTTCAAAAGGAAATGAGCATCATCTTCCAGGATTACGGGCAGTACCAGATGAGCGCCCGAGAGAACGTTGCTATCGCCGAAGTCAGCCGCATGGAAGACGCTCCGGGTGTGGACCGCGCCGTCGAGCAGGCAGGTGCGGCGTACGTGGCGACCCTGCCGCAGGGACTGGAGACACCTTTGGGGCGCCTGTTTCAGGGGGGCCGGCAACTCTCGGGTGGACAGTGGCAACGGCTGGCCCTGGCGCGGCTGTATTTCAGGGACGCCTCGGTCCTGGTGTTCGACGAACCCACGGCGGCCCTGGATGCGCGCGCCGAATTCGAAACCATTGAAGCCCTGCGGGCGCAGGCCCAGGAACGGCTGACTGTTCTGATTTCCCACCGCTTCTCCACCGTTCGGCTGGCCGATCAGATCATCGTCCTTGAAGGCGGTGTAGTTACGGAGTCCGGCAGCCATGCGGAGCTGCTGCAACGGAGCGGGAAGTATGCGGCCCTGTACCAGCTGCAGGCCAGTGGCTACGCAGGCGGACAGAACCCTCTCCTGGGCCAGAAGGACGCCTGA